The Paenibacillus sp. RC334 nucleotide sequence TACTTCTGGTAGACAGTTCCAGCAAGTCGGCAGCGATCTGCTTGATCTGCTCTTGTAACACATGTGGCTGGTCAGTTCCTTCCAGAAAGCGACTCAAGAAATGAAGAAATACATCTACCTTCCTGAGCTGCATCAATACAGGTAAAGCATCAATCTCGGTTTGGGACAGATGAACTCGGCGGCTGAAGCCCTGGCAAAAATCCCGAACTGCTTGTGTCTCCTCCGGTTGTCCCAAAAATCCTGATAAGATGACCGCTGGTTCCATGACCCGAACGTCTAACGTACAAAACTCAAAATCAAGCAATGCAGTCACTTGGCTATGATCGGTATCCTTTACTAACAAATTGGAAGCGTTCAAGTCCCCATGTACAAGCTGATGCGGCAACTCTTCCAATGCATGAAGCGAATCTGTAATCTCTTCATATACTTTTCCTATCCATCGCAGCTCGTCATGCAAAGTTTTTAGAGGCTCAGGCGGATGCAGGCAAATCTCTCGAACGATCTCCTGGTTACACAATGGGTAGGATTGCTGCAAGGCGTAATACGGTCGGTAAACTGGAGCCATATCAAGATTGAAAGTCGCAAGTACAGCAGATAATTCACCCGTAGCCTCGCCAAAGGAATAGGCAAAGCTTGAATCCTGCTCCAGTGGTGATTTGCCTTCTATGTAATCGAACAGACAGACATATTTGCCGCTTTCCTTCTCAAGCTGAGCGAGTGTCTCTCCCGTCACTGTTCGAATTGGTATCGGCACCCTGAATGATAGAGAATGCATACTCAGCGGCTGCAAAACCGCATGCTCAAATTCAATTTTGTCCCTATCTCTGTGTGTATCGTAGACGCGCAGCACCCCGCTTCGCATACCACCCTTAACAAAATACGTCGTATTATTCCAACCCCCGGTTCGTTTCTGCAACGTTCCGTTCCACTCCGGCCAGTGCCGTCTTAGTATCGCTTCCAAGGATGTATCCTCCCTCTTGCCGGAAATAAAGGTATCCAGCAACCTATCATTTCATTAGCCTTGTGCTTATGAATTTGCAGATATTATAACATATAGACGCCCAATTAAAATTGGACGTCTATTACATCATGTAATGGTCATAGCGTTTACATGCTCCTTTGATATCCTTCATTTCCTCAACTGCTTGTTTCGGATATTTTGCGGGGTAGCACCATAAGCCATTTTAAATTTTTTATAGAAAAAACTCATGCTGTTATATCCAACTTGCTTAAATATCATTTCGAACGGCAGGTTGGTATTCACAACCAGAGAATAAGCTGCATTGAGTTTAATGTTGGCAATAAGCTGAGTATAAGTAAGACCAGTTACTTTTTTTAACTTATTACTTAAATACGTACTATTGTAACTGAAATGATTAGATAATTGCTGCAAGCTTAAATGCTGATAATGCTCTTCCATGTAATTCAGAATAGATGTAATATTATTTTCCTGCTGGTTTAAGTGAATATTATGCTCGCTTTCCAATACACGAACCAATTCTCCAAAAACAATCTGCAAATAAGCCTTGACCAATTCCATCGAATCCTCTTGACTGGAAAAATATTCGATTAAGATTCTGCGCAATATATATTGAAGGTTTTCATTATGTTGCGACTCAAAAATAATAAAGTGATTATGGTGCTGATGCTGGAGGACAGAGTTGGCGAGAAATTCACCAATCAGACTTTTTTTCTTAGATAACCGTTGTAAGAACAGGGAAGAAATCGTTTCTCTTTGCAGCAAGATATTAATAAGGATATCGTCTTCTCCCAAAGGAGCGATGCTGTGGGGCACATCCTTATCCAGGACACACACTTGGCCTTCACAAAGCTGAATTTCTTTGCCTGCTATGATTTGATTGCACTTACCTGAATAGACATAGTTTAATTCAATAAATTCATGCATGTGCTCCAGCATCGGAGCAAATCTATTGTGCTTGCTAATATAAATATCATGTTCTCCGAAGAAAAACAAAGCGGGCATACGATACATGTTTTGATTTATATCATAGTATCGTTCGTCCTCCGCTTCTTCGGAAAGATCATTAATAACCTGGTTGTTTTGTTGTTGTAAAAGTTCAATTTCCGTTTTGATTCTCAGCAACTGGTCCAACTCATGAAGATTCATAAACACTGGCTCCTCCTTCATTATATGATGGAAAAACGGGCGGTTCTCCGCCCGTTGAAAAAACTACCTATACCAGATGCCTCCCATTAACTGTGAACTGCCGCCCGAACCTTACTGCCCTTTCCTCTAATAGCGATTCCCAGACAGATGAGTGCAGCAATCGTAAACACAATCGCAGAAACGAGGAAGGAAAATGAGGCGGTTTCATTTCCAAACAACATGCCAACTAACTTGATAACATAAGGCGAAGCAAACGCTCCCAAATTGGAGCCTACCATCGCAATTGAAATGGAAATCGTCTCACTGCCTTTAGGCACGATTTTAGTTAGTATGGTAAAAATATAAGGAATAAACAGCGCAAAACTAAAGCCAATGATAAGCATGGCAACGGTAACCATGGTAACATTCTGAGCAAACCACAGCAGTACAAAACCTGTTGCTGTTAATAGACTGGAGATAAAGGGAGCGTAATTTCTAAACCATTTATAAATTTTACCAAACAAGAAGCCTGCAATCATAGTTGCCAGGGAGAACAGCGTTAACGCCGTTCCTAAAAAACCAGGATTAGGCATATTCTTTTCAGCAATCATAATACCTGTTTTGGTATACACAATCATGATAAAGGTCATAAACAGGAAAAGTGCAGCTCCTAATCCAAGTACAGGTATGGATACTCCGCCGCTTTTGTGGCCCGTTCCTGTTGAACGCTCCACTGTAGGCTCCACACGCTCTGGTTCGGGAATAATAAGAAAGAATAACGACGCAATAGGAATGGTGATAGCATAGCATAAAAAGGCAAACTGCCAGTCGATTAAGGCAAGCTGTCCTGCCACAAAAGTAGCTAAGCTACTTCCTAGCCCTTGAACGGCGCTTTGAAAGCCTACTAATTGGGCACGTTCGTCCCCTTCAAAAAAATCACTAATTAAGCTGACGGCCAGCGAATTGAACATCCCGAGACCTGCACCTAATACCAGACGCAACGCGAGAATCCATGTAATGTTAGTTGTGAACATAGGTAGGATTCCGCCGATGACCACGAGCAAAAGTCCTAGCATGACTGTATTTTTTTTGCCCAATCGGGAAGAGATCGGACCACTCAACAGCACAAACAGCATCATCGTGAAGGATGGAATAGTAACTACGCTTTCAATCAAGGAACTAGAAACCCCTGATAATTGATTCAGCATCATCGGTATGATAGCCGAAATGGCACTCGCTGATGTCAGGACTAAGGAAATGGACAGCAACGCCGTTTTAAACCATACTTTGTTTTTTATATTCATCAAGTTACTCACCTCTAGTCTATGTTATTTAGCCTCTGGTTGCATGGGCAGGAACTTGGGTAGTCTGGCAGTATCTGTACTGGAAGACATACTGCCCTGAACCGACCGTAAACGTAATTTCACGATCTTCGCTCCTTTGGAAAATCGCCTGCTCCCCCGTAATCCCCATTCTCCCAGCCAGCTCCTGTGGTATATAAACAGGCGGATTCTGAATCGACGGATATTGCATGGCAATGGTCTGCTGTAATGCATCCGGCTCCATAACTCCCGGAAGTGTAATCTCAGCCGTCGTATTATGCGGAACGCGAACCGTCATCTGCATTTCTTCATTCACGATTTCCCAATGGACTTCCAGCGCACCATATGGCGTTTCCAGTTCCCCGTGGGCCGAAGTAAGATTAGCAGGCGGTTTAGGAGCTAATCGTGATTTTTTATAACCCGCTTCAAGCACATCGATTCCGGCAATATTTTGGTACATAAAGTCTCCAACTGAACCGTATGAATAGTGATTGAACGAGTTCATATCCGTACTCCAGAACGAGCCGTCCACTTTGATGCTGTCCCAATGCTCCCACATGGTCGTTGCCCCCCGTTCAACCTGATAGAGCCATGAAGGATAATCATTTTGAAATAAAATCTTATAAGCTACATCCGTATAGCCATTGTCGGACAAAACCAGACATAGATAGGGTGTGCCCACAAAGCCGGTATCCAGATGCATATCATTTTTTTCTATGAGCCGTACAAGCTCCTGGATCACTTGCGTTTTATACTTGTCCGGCACCAATCCAAAGTGCAGAGCAACAATCTGTGCAGTCTGGGTATTGGAGGTCAGTTGGCCAGCGTCATCGAAGTAGCGGTTCGCAAAAGCGGTTTTAATCCCCTCATGTAAGCTTTTATATGTGTTGTAATCGGTATAACGATTAAGCAGTCTGGCCGTCTGCGCCAAAATATGAGTCGAATACGCAAAGTAAGCAGTTGCGACCAGTGTTCCGTCGGTCGCCCCAAAATAGCTTCCTTCCTCGCTATCCAGCGCCAGCCAGTCTCCCAGCTG carries:
- a CDS encoding phosphotransferase, which produces MEAILRRHWPEWNGTLQKRTGGWNNTTYFVKGGMRSGVLRVYDTHRDRDKIEFEHAVLQPLSMHSLSFRVPIPIRTVTGETLAQLEKESGKYVCLFDYIEGKSPLEQDSSFAYSFGEATGELSAVLATFNLDMAPVYRPYYALQQSYPLCNQEIVREICLHPPEPLKTLHDELRWIGKVYEEITDSLHALEELPHQLVHGDLNASNLLVKDTDHSQVTALLDFEFCTLDVRVMEPAVILSGFLGQPEETQAVRDFCQGFSRRVHLSQTEIDALPVLMQLRKVDVFLHFLSRFLEGTDQPHVLQEQIKQIAADLLELSTRSSWIQEELILAGMAYE
- a CDS encoding helix-turn-helix domain-containing protein; the encoded protein is MNLHELDQLLRIKTEIELLQQQNNQVINDLSEEAEDERYYDINQNMYRMPALFFFGEHDIYISKHNRFAPMLEHMHEFIELNYVYSGKCNQIIAGKEIQLCEGQVCVLDKDVPHSIAPLGEDDILINILLQRETISSLFLQRLSKKKSLIGEFLANSVLQHQHHNHFIIFESQHNENLQYILRRILIEYFSSQEDSMELVKAYLQIVFGELVRVLESEHNIHLNQQENNITSILNYMEEHYQHLSLQQLSNHFSYNSTYLSNKLKKVTGLTYTQLIANIKLNAAYSLVVNTNLPFEMIFKQVGYNSMSFFYKKFKMAYGATPQNIRNKQLRK
- a CDS encoding MFS transporter gives rise to the protein MNIKNKVWFKTALLSISLVLTSASAISAIIPMMLNQLSGVSSSLIESVVTIPSFTMMLFVLLSGPISSRLGKKNTVMLGLLLVVIGGILPMFTTNITWILALRLVLGAGLGMFNSLAVSLISDFFEGDERAQLVGFQSAVQGLGSSLATFVAGQLALIDWQFAFLCYAITIPIASLFFLIIPEPERVEPTVERSTGTGHKSGGVSIPVLGLGAALFLFMTFIMIVYTKTGIMIAEKNMPNPGFLGTALTLFSLATMIAGFLFGKIYKWFRNYAPFISSLLTATGFVLLWFAQNVTMVTVAMLIIGFSFALFIPYIFTILTKIVPKGSETISISIAMVGSNLGAFASPYVIKLVGMLFGNETASFSFLVSAIVFTIAALICLGIAIRGKGSKVRAAVHS